The Kwoniella mangroviensis CBS 8507 chromosome 1 map unlocalized Ctg02, whole genome shotgun sequence genome window below encodes:
- a CDS encoding cystathionine beta-lyase, translated as MTTPSTPGDSSLATSVYTLSSKSPTEAEQYKARAADWRFSTLCASVDNKDQYGASSTPIYQTATFKGMDGQYDYTRSGNPTRGGLENHLARLYGATQAFALSTGMTCLDTILRLVKPGETVLAGDDLYGGTNRLLTYLGTHGGVKVIHADTTRIEALRPYLQPGNKVRMVLLESPTNPLLKIADLEGISKEVKQSSPDALIVVDNTMMSPYLQRPLELGADIVYDSGTKYLSGHHDLMAGIIAVKRPEICKDIAFLINSVGSGLAPFDSFLLLRGVKTMSLRMDRQMATAQLVALYLDSLGFLVHYPGLKNHPKRDIHWKQATGAGAVLSFVTGDKALSERIVGGTRLWGISVSFGAVNSLISMPCLMSHASISAAVRAERGLPENLIRLCVGIEDPRDLMDDLEHSLLSAGAITPNLSHSPLSHSRSAELYSSDPEAWILERAKGFKRPSTESSAIDKLVTGVKKGLGLTSTERKTTEEDIVVSAPGKVILFGEHAVVHGVTAIASSVNLRCFAVLSPRSDGKVALEVPNVGVEAEWEISKLPWGLLPVHSNTHRHVADKDLDPALLQSIEKLVHEHKELGKTGLNSCIAYLYLYMVMAGAECEAPSVTFTATANLPISAGLGSSAAYSTCIASSLLIAHSHINKPTSDQSRLSEGETNIVDGWAFLSEKVLHGTPSGIDNAVSVRGGAVAFTRSVGGRKGGLDGLHGFSSIRLLLTNTLVPRDTKSLVAGVSAKRLAEPHVVDPILDAIQSISDEASTLLSGQTHVERKELIARLETLIRENHSHLVNLGVSHPSLEMVVSATAAEPFNLATKLTGAGGGGCAVTLIPDDFPQSSLDALITTLESQGFQPHLTSVGGPGLGIHSPSTQKEDKIRTPEEGEGMIVPKRVTLRETPIDGLQTWSERVGNWVHT; from the exons ATGACCACCCCATCTACACCGGGTGATTCATCACTCGCTACATCGGTATACAccttatcatccaaatcaccaacCGAGGCTGAACAATACAAAGCCAGAGCCGCTGATTGGAGATTCTCAACATTATGCGCTTCAGTAGATAACAAAGACCAATATGGGGCGAGCTCAACACCCATCTATCAGACTGCTACATTCAAGGGAATGGACGGTCAATATGATTATACGCGTTCCGGTAATCCCACTAGAGGAGGATTAG AAAACCACCTTGCTCGACTGTATGGTGCAACGCAAGCATTCGCTTTATCTACCGGTATGACCTGTCTCGATACGATCTTGCGTCTGGTCAAACCTGGAGAAACAGTCTTAGCGGGAGATGATCTGTATGGAGGTACCAACAGGTTATTAACCTATCTCGGAACGCATGGAGGTGTCAAGGTTATTCATGCCGATACAACTAGGATAGAAGCACTACGACCATACTTGCAACCTGGAAACAAAGTCAGAATGGTATTATTGGAATCACCTACCAACCCTTTACTCAAGATCGCAGATTTAGAAGGAATCTCAAAAGAAGTTAAACAATCATCACCTGATGCTTTGATAGTAGTGGATAACACAATGATGTCACCCTATCTTCAGAGACCTTTAGAATTAGGTGCTGATATAGTTTATGATTCCGGAACGAAATATCTATCAGGTCATCATGATCTCATGGCTGGTATAATCGCTGTGAAAAGACCTGAAATCTGTAAAGATATTGCCTTTTTGATCAACTCTGTTGGATCTGGATTAGCACCCTTCGATTCATTCTTACTTCTCAGAGGAGTCAAGACCATGTCACTAAGAATGGATAGACAAATGGCTACTGCCCAATTGGTAGCCCTATACCTCGACTCATTAGGATTTCTAGTACATTATCCAGGACTGAAGAATCACCCAAAGAGAGATATACATTGGAAACAGGCTACAGGAGCTGGTGCGGTCCTGTCGTTCGTAACGGGTGATAAAGCCTTGAGCGAAAGGATAGTAGGTGGGACGAGACTTTGGGGTATTAGTGTTTCGTTTGGTGCGGTTAACAGTTTGATCTCTATGCCTTGTTTGATGTC CCACGCTTCCATCTCTGCTGCTGTTCGTGCCGAACGAGGTCTTCCCGAAAACCTCATCAGACTCTGTGTCGGTATTGAAGACCCTCGAGATCTCATGGACGACCTCGAACATTCTCTCTTGTCAGCTGGTGCCATCACTCCCAACCTCTCTCACTCTCCACTCTCCCACTCTCGATCTGCCGAATTATACTCATCTGACCCGGAAGCGTGGATACTCGAACGAGCCAAGGGGTTCAAGCGACCTTCGACCGAATCAAGTGCGATTGACAAATTGGTAACTGGCGTCAAAAAAGGTCTCGGACTCACTTCAACTGAACGTAAAACaactgaagaagatatcgtcGTCTCAGCACCTGGAAAAGTCATCTTATTCGGTGAACATGCTGTAGTACATGGCGTAACTGCTATAGCTTCTTCAGTGAACCTCAGATGTTTCGCCGTCCTCTCACCTAGATCAGATGGGAAAGTAGCACTGGAAGTACCCAACGTAGGCGTAGAAGCAGAATGGGAAATCTCAAAACTACCTTGGGGGTTGTTACCCGTTCATTCCAATACACATCGACATGTTGCCGATAAAGATCTCGATCCTGCTTTACTCCAATCTATTGAGAAATTGGTACATGAACATAAAGAGTTAGGCAAGACGGGCCTCAACTCCTGTATTGCTTATTTGTACCTCTACATGGTCATGGCCGGTGCTGAATGCGAGGC CCCCTCCGTCACCTTCACAGCTACTGCCAATCTCCCAATTTCCGCAGGTTTAGGTTCCTCAGCGGCCTACTCTACTTGTATAGCTTCGTCGCTTCTCATCGCCCACTCACATATCAACAAGCCCACTTCCGATCAATCCCGTCTGTCGGAAGGTGAAACCAACATCGTTGATGGTTGGGCATTCTTATCTGAAAAGGTTTTGCATGGTACTCCCAGTGGTATAGATAATGCTGTTTCTGTTCGGGGTGGTGCCGTAGCGTTCACCAGATCCGTAGGAGGACGAAAAGGTGGTTTGGACGGTTTACACGG CTTCTCCTCCATCCGACTACTGCTCACCAACACCTTGGTTCCTCGAGATACCAAATCTCTCGTAGCTGGTGTCAGTGCCAAACGACTTGCTGAACCTCATGTGGTCGATCCCATCCTCGATGCCATCCAGTCAATCAGTGATGAAGCTTCGACATTATTGAGTGGGCAAACCCATGTGGAAAGGAAGGAATTGATCGCTCGATTAGAG ACTCTCATTCGAGAGAATCACtctcatctcgtcaaccTTGGGGTATCTCACCCCTCACTCGAGATGGTGGTTTCAGCCACAGCTGCTGAACCATTCAATCTCGCTACAAAGCTTACAGGTGcgggaggtggtggatgtgCTGTAACGTTGATACCAGATG ATTTCCCACAATCCTCACTTGACGCATTAATCACTACCCTTGAATCTCAGGGATTCCAACCTCATCTTACATCTGTCGGTGGACCTGGATTGGGTATACATTCCCCTTCGACCCAAAAGGAAGACAAGATCCGTACACCcgaggaaggtgagggtATGATTGTACCCAAACGAGTGACTTTGAGGGAGACTCCGATTGATGGATTACAAACTTGGTCAGAGAGGGTTGGGAACTGGGTTCATACATAA